The Mycteria americana isolate JAX WOST 10 ecotype Jacksonville Zoo and Gardens chromosome 18, USCA_MyAme_1.0, whole genome shotgun sequence region TGTAAACAGCTTGTTTGTTAGGAGGAACACATTCATCTTCTGTACCTCCGTTAATGAGCACCCTTTCTCTTGTGCTTATCTGTAAGAGGATAAATGTAATCAAAATGAGCATGAGAAACTGCTAATGCACAAATGTGGCACCTCAGTGAACTTTAGTGGATCGCTGAGGCACAATGAGGAAAAATTAAACAGCAAGAAGCAGCATCTGAAGCAGCGAGAGATGGGACTGACACTGTTCCTAAATGGAATCATGTTTTTTCCTCataccctcctcctcctcccctaaaatactgaatagaaaccaaaacacaagacCAGCTTGTGCTGTGTTTCTATATTTAATACAGTCAGAATTTCAGACTCTAGGTGAGCGTGTAGTTGTTACTGTCTACTTAATAGCAACCGTACAGCTGCTCATATCCTCTGCCACTTTCAGGACACTTTCACATGTTTCTAGGATCCAGcaggaaaggagcagcagcagaggcttaGCAATAGCTGGTCCAAGTCTCTTCTaggaaaaactgcaaaattgAGCCAAGCGTGGCTAGCAACTGAAAGAATCCACAAAACCTAGCTCACCTTAAAAGTCTATTAGTGTCAAATTAACTTGTAAAATAGATTCATCTTTCGAAATGTGCTTCCAATATACTTGCCAAGTCTTGAAGTGGATATCAGATCTTGCAGTTACCTTCTCACCAGGCTGGCATATCCTAGTCAAAGAAGATAGAGTCTGTTCTCAGCAGAGTTACTGTGTGAAAGAAATTTTGGAAATGCCTGAAACAAAAACTGTACTGCATTATCTGCTCTGTCAGCTTTATAAGTGACTCGTAAGCGAAgctagattttctttttataacgTGACTACCAAATATGTTCATCTAGGTAGCATATAACTGGCCAACTGTGACTACTATCCCTCCATATGTTTCTACAGAATTTTTGTAGATTTTCAGCTATACATATCAAGACAAAAAACAGTCTTAAGAAACATATCGGAGATATGCAGCATAAGAGGACTTTACCATCCACTTTCCAGTTCTCAGCGGACAAACTGGTCCTACTTCGTTATCTGAGAACCTTAAGAACTTTGTAACGTGATAAAACTCAGCTCTGTCCTGAACAACTGAGCTGAGACTGTGCTCCCAGAGGCTAAGGGGAAACCACATAAGACAGGTGTTTTCGTTTCAGATGACCAGCTATGTCCATTCTAGGTTTTGAGTCCAGTTTTGTTGGGGCTGAAGTGGCTGTGCAGTCACCAGACCAGGACTGAACCTCTGTGTTAGAGctactttcttctgcttctctgaagaaTTTCTCATACTTGTCCAAATATGGAGGCCTTTCAGGCAGCAGATAGTAGTGTGTTGAACTGGCCTTCTTACCATTTTCAATAATCGGAAGAATGCAAGGGACCCTGTTGGAAGATCCTTCACTATTTTGTCTTTGTAGAGCTTTGCTGCTGACATACTTAGGATCAGGTGCAAAACTCTGGGTGGGGGGCATAACCCCATTGAGGTACGATGGCAGGCTTTTGGGACTTGGCGTACGGGAATTGCTGCGTGACAAAGGTTCTCTTGGGGGCACTTTTGGAGGCCTGTCTTCATCACTGTACGCACTAGAAGCAACTTCTGCTGACCACCTTCTGTAATCTGGTTTGAGAGCCCTTGGAGGTATGGGAACCCTTGGTGGAATCTCTGGTTTATCTTCATCAGAGTTTGGAGAAGACCTGTTTAAGTGTCCAGATAGTCTTACTACTGGTTTATTAAGAGATCCAGCTGGCCCAGAATGGGACCTTCGCAAACGTCGATGCAACTGCTGTGGAGGAGGATAAATACTGGGTATGTATCCATTTAGGCTTTGTATAGGGTTGGCATCTTCTGGTTTTGGTCCTGTTGGAGTATCGAAGTATGCATAATTGATTTGTCCACAGCCCCTAAAGCTCCGCCGGCTTGGAGCACTGGATTTAAAAGGAGGAAATTCATAATCTTCTAACAAGAAGTCAGTATCTGAGCTAGTCAGGAATTCCACCTCTTTGTCAACGTCATCTGGAGTACAGTCTTCAGAAATAGGCAGAGGGGGTAGTGGCCTGGAGCTACGGTCATTGGAAGATGCAGAGAGAAATTGAATTGGCCCGTTTTTTATTGGCATGTGAGGTGTTTCTTCAGAAACACAGCCCATGGTTAATGATAGTTTACTAAAGCCAGGAACAAGATGGTCTTCATATCTTGCAATTGGCTGTTCATTTTTGGGACTTACAGGAGGTGGACTGGATTTCTGAGATGGGACTTGGATGCAACTTTCAGCAAAGCTGTGGTCGTTCATGGAAGCATGGCTGGAAGAGTGCCCTAAAAAGGTGAGAAAGTCTTAGAAACACTTTTCTAAGTAACACTCTAGTGCATGACTTTGCCACTGCATATTTAACTATTTAATTCCTTCTAATGCAACAGTAAGTAATGTCCTTTTAATGACTCCAGTAGCAAAACCTAGCTATTATAGATCTTTTCTGGTCGTGGACTTATGTGTTTAGTTAAGAGAGCAGCTGATTACCTTATTGTTTTAGGCCAGTGCTCCAGTTAAATGAGGTAGCTCGAGAGACCATAAGCAACAGAATAGAGCTACAGCTACAAAGATCCCAGCAGAGGATTATGCCCGAACAAGTGCTATTTTACTAAATGGCTTTTCTGTCAGAAGCGTAATGGCAACTCAAAGGCCTCTAAGTATATGGAAaaggtttttgtgtttttgttttaacttgatcacgttatttaaaatgtttgggtttttttttttttttgttgggctTGAATAGTAGTAGTTTCTTGAAGTGTTTGCATTCTGTCACCAGAGGGCAGCCTCACATCCAGAATGAAAGCATTTGGTGTCTTCGTGAgacttgaggattttttttccccaagacaaaTCCATTACACGACCTAAATACCTATGTGTTAGTCTTTATACTTACCAATGGATGGTAAATGTTGCTCTGTTGATGGATTCAAATTATATGCCACTGTTATAGGGTCCACATTAAagaaagtactaaaaaaaaaaaaaaaaaaaagataaaaagcctTCACTGTAAATAAACCATAGGTCAGTACTGGTACAAGTATTCCTAACACTCATCTTATACTTGAAGATGCAATAGATCAAATTTTAGCCTCACTCACTTTTCAAATCCACTGTGGCTACCCCAGCAGGTTTTCAGACTCCCCATGCCTTGACTAGTGTGAAGAAATCCGGTTTTTAATGGGACTCTAATCTCCTGAGCAGCAACTCCTGCAGTTGACATTGTGCAGTGCTCTCTGGTGATGTCTCACGACCCTAGAAATTCAAAGTCCTTGACAGGTTTCCTGCGGTTTTCATTCCCTTCAAAAGAGAGAAGGACATAAATATCAGAAATGCAAACTTGATGAGTTCATCTCTCATctgaaatttcagtatttcaaggAATTAAATAGCTCTATAGAAAGGCCTTCTGTCCTAATACTTGCCAATAGGAAAACTTCACCAAACTTGTTATTTTGTGTCTGACTGCAAAACTAAACTACAAAATAGGTAAGTTCTTTTTACAGAATTCAACtgtatagaaaaaagaaaaatatgttcagTAAAGCTATTGATATATGGCAACTGTGCATCAACAGCTTCAGTTCTTGTACATGAACTGCCAGTTATTCAGGCAAAATAAGTTTTCCAGAACAATCTCTTTAACCTTCTAGTAGCCATCTATCTTTAGTTGTATCTTTTTGCTAATGAGTTTATGGTTTCCAGCGTAGCCAACATATAACAGCCTAGTCTGTTTTTAAGTATTACCTTCAATAGCCCAACAAAGGGCCTTTGCTCCAATAAACAGAATTAATGATTACTTAAATCAGAATTCAAAAACTTCTTTTATATAAAGCAGTCGCTATTATTAACAAACTTAGGCATTAAGATACTTTAAATTGGCCTCAAGTCTTCTAGCTATTTCAAACAAATTGGAAATCTAGTGACTTGAAATAATCTCAAACTGTCCTGCTGCATTTagatttattttgaatgtgtGAACAATGCTTTATCTGGCccatttacaacagaaaaaatgtgTTGGCAATTGCTTTCCATTGAATAAGTAATCATAGTCTAAGGAACAAGTTGACTCACAGGGCTTGGTTTAGGAAATTCAGaatggattggggggggggggggggcagtgtaAAAGCAGTTAACATTCTGAAGGCAGGCGAAATTAGATCCAAGACTATAAGCAAAGATGGGTCTGTGCTTCATCTACACAAATATCCTAAATTCAGCAAGTACAATATGGTATTATAtggctgttaaaaaaagaaaagaaaaaaaccaaaaccctaacaaacaaaaccaacccacacaAAACAGTTTAACTTGTATCTCTCTTGACAATCAAGAATATGACCAGTTTCTTAACACgaacttccttcttcctcccccctaCCCCCGAAAGAAAAAATTCCACCTAAAGAAAAGTCAGCCAACAATTGAGGGCCCACTACATCAGTGCAGTATACATGTCAAGAAAACCCCTTGACAGTATGGTACTGCAAGAAAATGGGGTACAGAAACAAGTAATAGCTTATGCTTATGGTAAATCTGTTCAAAAATAGGCAGTCTCTGCAGATGtgtaatcttccttttcttttaagaggAAAGATCCATTATACTTATCCGCAACGAGGGATGGGCAGACCCCTAAGCAGGACTGTAAACCAGCTGGCTCCAGGATTAATTTGCAATCTAACACCACTATTTGCcttttataaacaattttttgagaaagaacaACCCTGCTATGCTTTTCCAAAATTGAGCGGGGTCCAAGTATTGATCATCCAAGCAAACAGTATGTGCAAAATAGCTTCTGACTGTATATATGTTTATAATGTGCAAGACCTAATCGCATTCTCTTTAAGAGTGTGATGGTTTTCTTGATCATGACTACCAGTGATCACCCGTGTGTCAACAGCAGTGGGATTTGCTTATTCAGTCCCAGATACCCAGTGTATTTTAGCCAGGCATTTAAGAACTCTAGACAGGAGACTATTATCTTTAATAGAAGTGAACAAGTGCCAAACCAGTGTTCtgtctgctgcagcagagcattGAAGCCTTAGTCCTACTTATTTCAGCCCTCCTGATTTTAGTAAAGAttatgttcttccttttcagacAATCTCCTTAAAAGCTAGCTTAACCCTGGAAATTTTCACATTACACAGTCAAGCTGGACCCTTCCCAGTAATGGGAGTTGCAGATTTTCatagtaaaattaaatataaacatacaGCCCCAGGAAGCAATAACGCAGTTCTGATTAGCAAATGAGTTCAAAATCTCTAGTAGTTCTGTAACAGCAGTTCTTCCTTCCAGTTCTGTAAGTGCAACCATTGTCTATGGGGGAGCAGAAGACTGGAGAAATCCATTTGTCAGAAAGACTTAAGCAGCACAGTACAAGCATAGCACCAACTCTGAAATTACGTCCTATTGTGTTAACAcaatttgcaaataaaacatcCATCACACATCAGCTCACACTGCATTgagcagtgatttttttgtgCCTCACAGATCCTATCCTATTAGCAACGAATctgcaaaagaaatgaaggagaaTGAATTAGTGAACTTAAGGCTACTGCCTATGAAGGAGTTTGTGCttccatttcagtattttttgaagTCAAATGCAAGTCACAAGTTGAAAAATCACTGATACACTGGTTAGTCAGCAAATGATAGTACTCCACCTCAGCGCGCATACAAGATCTGACAAGACCATGAGCGAGACATTGATTAGGATATAAAAAATGAGACAGGAAGGGGGGGTGGCATTGCTGTAGTTTGACAGCACATGTAATGTGCTTGCTATGATAACATACAACCCTTGCAGGGCTTGTTAAGAAGCCCAACCTCCATCAGATCCCATGCCAAAACCACTGCTAGTAATTACTGTGTCAGCTTTCTGAATGCTGTCTAAATCTCAGCTCTCAAGACTGATAGTTGCACAATCGCCTCTCTGAAATCCCTCTGGAATGCGAAGCTCAACTTCTGAAACAGCCTTAAATATTTACATACTCTAGGAAAAGGTAATTTTCACTTGTTTCAATcaactctttattttttaaaaataaagcacagaaatttTGCAGCCATAAAACTTGCTTGCTTCTAACAATAACCTCTTTGTGAATTCATAGAAGGTGACTTGCCTTGACATTTCAGTGGGGAGCTGCAAATGGACAGAGTTATGAACCTGTCCTCCATGCCTTAAGCTAGGAGTATCAAGAGAGGTAAGGTATGGATTCTTTCACTAAATCACCTAGTTACTTTTTCAGTGGAGTCTAGAGAGTTGgtgcttgtattttaaaacatgcataaGCTTGTCTGAAGAAACAGTATCTTAAGAGGGAGCCATGAGGACATGTAATTGAGGAGTACAAACTCTGTATTTTATACAGTGTGCTCTTAACGAAAGCTGAGCAGGGCATATTTCATGAGGCTACTATTTTCTAgtaactggctttaaaaaaaaaaaatttacaaaagtcAGTCATGAAGATATAAACACCAACAATTTCCACTGTAACTGTTGGCCCAATCCTGCCTCCTTAAAGACTTAAGGATCTAAACTTaaccataaataaaatgaaactacatTTGCTAAAGAAAATGGACACTATGCAGTAATGAAGCATTCTGGATCTTGCGCTCATTTGCCACTCATTTGCACGAAA contains the following coding sequences:
- the ERRFI1 gene encoding ERBB receptor feedback inhibitor 1 isoform X3, with the translated sequence MSTAGVAAQEIRVPLKTGFLHTSQGMGSLKTCWGSHSGFENTFFNVDPITVAYNLNPSTEQHLPSIGHSSSHASMNDHSFAESCIQVPSQKSSPPPVSPKNEQPIARYEDHLVPGFSKLSLTMGCVSEETPHMPIKNGPIQFLSASSNDRSSRPLPPLPISEDCTPDDVDKEVEFLTSSDTDFLLEDYEFPPFKSSAPSRRSFRGCGQINYAYFDTPTGPKPEDANPIQSLNGYIPSIYPPPQQLHRRLRRSHSGPAGSLNKPVVRLSGHLNRSSPNSDEDKPEIPPRVPIPPRALKPDYRRWSAEVASSAYSDEDRPPKVPPREPLSRSNSRTPSPKSLPSYLNGVMPPTQSFAPDPKYVSSKALQRQNSEGSSNRVPCILPIIENGYASLVRR
- the ERRFI1 gene encoding ERBB receptor feedback inhibitor 1 isoform X2; protein product: MSTAGVAAQEIRVPLKTGFLHTSQGMGSLKTCWGSHSGFENTFFNVDPITVAYNLNPSTEQHLPSIGHSSSHASMNDHSFAESCIQVPSQKSSPPPVSPKNEQPIARYEDHLVPGFSKLSLTMGCVSEETPHMPIKNGPIQFLSASSNDRSSRPLPPLPISEDCTPDDVDKEVEFLTSSDTDFLLEDYEFPPFKSSAPSRRSFRGCGQINYAYFDTPTGPKPEDANPIQSLNGYIPSIYPPPQQLHRRLRRSHSGPAGSLNKPVVRLSGHLNRSSPNSDEDKPEIPPRVPIPPRALKPDYRRWSAEVASSAYSDEDRPPKVPPREPLSRSNSRTPSPKSLPSYLNGVMPPTQSFAPDPKYVSSKALQRQNSEGSSNRVPCILPIIENVTLLRTDSIFFD
- the ERRFI1 gene encoding ERBB receptor feedback inhibitor 1 isoform X1; amino-acid sequence: MSTAGVAAQEIRVPLKTGFLHTSQGMGSLKTCWGSHSGFENTFFNVDPITVAYNLNPSTEQHLPSIGHSSSHASMNDHSFAESCIQVPSQKSSPPPVSPKNEQPIARYEDHLVPGFSKLSLTMGCVSEETPHMPIKNGPIQFLSASSNDRSSRPLPPLPISEDCTPDDVDKEVEFLTSSDTDFLLEDYEFPPFKSSAPSRRSFRGCGQINYAYFDTPTGPKPEDANPIQSLNGYIPSIYPPPQQLHRRLRRSHSGPAGSLNKPVVRLSGHLNRSSPNSDEDKPEIPPRVPIPPRALKPDYRRWSAEVASSAYSDEDRPPKVPPREPLSRSNSRTPSPKSLPSYLNGVMPPTQSFAPDPKYVSSKALQRQNSEGSSNRVPCILPIIENGKKASSTHYYLLPERPPYLDKYEKFFREAEESSSNTEVQSWSGDCTATSAPTKLDSKPRMDIAGHLKRKHLSYVVSP